From Lutra lutra chromosome 14, mLutLut1.2, whole genome shotgun sequence, a single genomic window includes:
- the CXCL12 gene encoding stromal cell-derived factor 1 isoform X1, whose translation MNAKVVVVLAIVLVALCLSDGKPVSLSYRCPCRFFESHVARANVKHLKILNTPNCALQIVARLKNNNRQVCIDPKLKWIQEYLEKALNKGRREEKMGKKEKIGKKKRQKKRKAAQKRKN comes from the exons ATGAATGCCAAGGTCGTCGTCGTGCTGGCCATCGTGCTGGTTGCGCTGTGCCTCAGCGACG GGAAACCGGTCAGCCTGAGCTACAGATGTCCTTGCCGATTCTTTGAGAGCCACGTTGCCAGAGCCAACGTCAAGCATCTCAAAATCCTCAACACTCCGAACTGTGCCCTTCAGATCGT GGCGAGGCTGAAGAACAACAACAGACAAGTGTGCATTGACCCGAAACTGAAGTGGATTCAGGAGTACCTGGAGAAAGCTTTAAACAA GGGgcgcagagaagaaaaaatggggaaaaaagaaaagataggaaaaaagaagcgacagaagaagagaaaggctgctcagaaaaggaaaaactag
- the CXCL12 gene encoding stromal cell-derived factor 1 isoform X2 produces MNAKVVVVLAIVLVALCLSDGKPVSLSYRCPCRFFESHVARANVKHLKILNTPNCALQIVARLKNNNRQVCIDPKLKWIQEYLEKALNKRFKM; encoded by the exons ATGAATGCCAAGGTCGTCGTCGTGCTGGCCATCGTGCTGGTTGCGCTGTGCCTCAGCGACG GGAAACCGGTCAGCCTGAGCTACAGATGTCCTTGCCGATTCTTTGAGAGCCACGTTGCCAGAGCCAACGTCAAGCATCTCAAAATCCTCAACACTCCGAACTGTGCCCTTCAGATCGT GGCGAGGCTGAAGAACAACAACAGACAAGTGTGCATTGACCCGAAACTGAAGTGGATTCAGGAGTACCTGGAGAAAGCTTTAAACAA GAGGTTCAAGATGTGA